CTGATGAGGAGCTTTCATCCAGGTCGGCTTCCTCCGTGTATTGTCCCTGGGTGGCCGTCCGATGACTCGGGGTGGGCGGACACTGGCACTGCCCGTTCTCCGTCTGGATGGCACCACCATCTGTCTGTCTCTTCTCTGACATGCTCCTGGTTCTAGTTTTGGCCACCTGGTAAATCCTGACGTAGACCAGGATCATGATGAGGCAAGGAGCAAAGAAGGAAGCAATGCTGGAGAAAATGATGTACCAACTGTCATCATTGAGCTCACACTGGGGGTGAGGGCTTCTGTCCTTGTTTCTCTCCACAGACAACAATGGCGGGGAGGAAATAAAAGCAGACATGAGccacacaatcaagatgatGCCCTTCACCCTCTTGGGAGTCCGCTTTAAATTATATTCAACCGCTTGCGTGACGGACCAATAGCGATCCAGGCTGATTGCGCACAGATGCACAATGGAGGACGTACAGAAAAGAACATCCAACGCCAAATAGATGCCGCACCAAACTTTGCCAAAATACCAGTAGCCCATGAGTTCATTGGCGAGACTGAATGGCATCACCAGAGTGGCCACCAGGATGTCAGCCGTTGCCAGCGAGACTAGAAAGAGGTTCTGGGGGGCTTTCAGTGCCCGGCTCGTCAGCACGGCGATCACCACCAGCACATTGCCGACCACAGTGAACAAGATGAGGAAACTTACGAGGGCGGCAATGCTGGCGATGGCCGCTGATGAGTAGCCATAGGATGAGTTTAGGTGGATGACGGTGTCCAGTCCGGTACCGTTGAGCCAATCCATCCTGGCgtcataataacaacaacaataatttaTAACTCCCGGTACACTCCGTGCGCACTGAAAGGCAACCCATGCAGTGTGTTGTGTGCGCGGCGCGGGCGCTCCCTCCTCCGCTTTTTCTCGCATCCTAGTGATGCTTCTTGTCAaccgcccccgcccctcctctcCTTGACTCTCCTCTTGTCAACTGGCAATCTTGAACACAATTGATTATTGATTTTTACTTGTCTAAATGGCTTATGCCAAAAGCTCATTGTGTGCCAAAGACAAACACAATCTAAACTCACGGCATGGATCACCTGTTTTCTTGTGCAGTGCAGTGTTTCAAACTGTGGGCtgggttcattttatttttattccttttttttcctctggttGCTCTTTTTTATTTAGTCAAAACTTTTTTTCGCCACCTTACAACTCAgttctttttttatattgtgtCACAATTATATTCATTTCGTATTTTGCTAATTATTTTTCACACGAAAATACAGCTTAATATTCATGAAAATGGAGCCTATTATTACACCTTtactcctttttatttttatttttttggacaacatggatgtaacacccccccccccccccaaaaaaaaacaactgaacttCAACCCCAAAACGCGAATACTATTGCTTTCAAGAACTGTGACGAGCTGGTCCAAATGACTCCTTGATGCTTGTTGCTGTAGTCATCGTTTCCCGTAGTCCATTTTGCCATCTGGTGATGGTTTTCTGGACCCCGTTAGgatcatcacattcattttttcgCCCTCTTTGATCCATTATCACAATGGTGAGAAAGCCTGTGGTCATCCCTTTCTGCATTTGATCAGCAGCTTGGAAAACAACCATTAAACTTTGCAATCATTCCCTTTCTGTGAGAGCGGGTGAAGAAGCATCAATGGATTTTCTTAATTTTCCGCTGGAACAAGAAAAGCCGTGCAAATGGAATTTCGTGTCACTCAACGAGCCTTTTCTTGTTGTTCTTGAGctgctttttttcacttttgcccGAAATGTTCACGCCTGTTAACTGGCAACATGTCAAGAATGGTCACCTGTTTAGTGCAATTATGCCGCCCAGACAACCACAACACATTGCACCTGCTCGCCAGAAAGGAGCCGGCAATAGAACAGAATGCATTGTACTGATTGCTTATAGGCTCTCAtattgtgtgaatgctgagagaCAAATATTCACAGCTCATTTTGTGTGCAATTCCAAGATGTGAAATTATGCAGTGTGTGAATGTTGAGAAATGAGCAGTCGcaccattgctgttctgcaacAAGCTGTTTATTCTCACaacattcaaattgtttttctcGTGATATTACAGATTTCATTCTCACTTTATGACCGACACAAGCCTAGTCACTAGTGGGTAGATGGACTCGATCGGGTTTGGAAAGTGCGACCGAAAGCCTGCAGGCTTTGAGAAAAGACAACTTAGATGCAAACCAACCCGCTGATGTGTCGCAAATGTAGACAAAATTGTATTGTGAATGACATCATTAGTACTAAAACACATCCAAACAAACcaattttcaaattttcttcaattattttaatgttttgttaaCAGAAATTTGTATTGaggtaaagaaaaaagaataaaggTAGTGGTGtcattaaaaatgatcaaaGTAATCATTGTTTTACAATCCGAGAAATGGCAGCCATGTACGCATTCCTAAATTGTACGTGTTTGGGGGTGTTGCATTTAGCAATCCACATCAAGCTCAAGAATATAATCTATTTacagatatttaaaaaacaaaacaataaggttattgtttttagaaaaaaatattaggTTGGGCACACAGCAGTAGTACAAATACAACTACAAATTCAGAAATCAACAGTACTTGTAAATGGAGGCATTTTGCAGCCATAGGCTGGTCCTTGAGGTCAATGCGGTGTTCCCTTCCTTCTCCTCTCCAGGGTGTGCAGGCCCTCCTGGCGACCTAGAGCATGCTGGGTACCCACCTTGTGAGCTGTCTCTGTAGCAGTGATGTCAATCTGGGCGTATGTGGTTGATCCCTTTCCTGTCCAAACACAACAGAGAGCCTCACTGAGTCCAGTCGCTCATGCTAACGTTTGGGCTGCAACTAAACATTTCTGGCAACAGAAGTGCTCACTCATATGTGAACCAGCGCATGGTCTCAAAAGGGGGTTAagtgttgtttattttggacACACCCTTACTCTGTGCTGTCGCAGGTACCACAGTCCCCTGGGTGCCTGATTCCTGCAGTTCCAACTCCATGTAGTTGAGCTGCTTCTTAGATGTGGGACTCACTGGAATATTGACGTACGTCACACTGTCGCGTCGAGACCTTTCGGCGAGCAAAGCCTCTTGGTGGTACGCCAACGCTGTGCCTGCAAGAGAAACAGCAAGGCGATTCTTTTTCTGAGTTTAGAAGTCATTCAAGTGGCATCAACAAGGCAAAATGTATACAGTGACAAATTGTTTGCCAGTGGTCTAAGAACTACAGCCCTCCTTtccattttttaattataatgtTTTGCTACTTATTCTAAAATTATTGATTGACATGGCCCGTGTCTTCTAATAATTTACTTTGGAGTCCCCTCATTGCTCTCTCCCTATACTCCTGTAGAGACTGTGCCCTTGTTTTAGTGTTTAGCCCATCTTATCTTTCCATTGTTCTTtatatcttggaaaaaaaacaaacaaacaaacattgagaCACCTCTGTTCCACGATTTTCTTGAATCTTTTACGGGAATATTTGGTGACGGAAACTGTTTTTGCCTCTACCCTACTTCTggctcacaaaaacaaaagatgtgtGGTTTTGTCGAGGTGTTCTAACCACGTTTCATGTGAATTCAAAGGTAGCCATTATCGGCAGCTCTGTAGCAAAAAGCCCGGAGGGGACACTCTACGAAAGGCCATTAGACACCAACGGAGCCTGTTGGCAATGTCTAAAAGAAGCATTTAAACCTAATTGATCCTTGCACAAGCGCAGTGTTCTGTAATGGTTGCTTGTACCCACATCGAGCATACATCGGCGGAGCGTGGCGAAATGTCAACTCTTATTTGAGGGGAAAGCTGATCTAATGAGAGGCGCTCGTCAGTACTGTTATCGTCTACAGGTATATCTAAGAATACATTCGAATCACTATTCTGCAACAAATTTACAAATATAAGTAGAGATGatccctctcaaaaaaaaaagttgtgttttcGGACCACACTGACCTCTCAAACCCAACACTTTGCCCTACACAAGTAACAATGGATAGTCTGTAGTATTAACAACTGCTGTATTGATACTGCGATGTGGTCATCCTTACCCTCCATCTCTTGGAGCAACTTTTGTGGACCGCAGCTGATCACTTGGCACTTACTTTTTTCTTCCGCCTGCAAGACGAATACAATGAAAAATACCTCTGAAGTAACGATAATCTAAAGATGGCCAAAGAACAGAATGGGTAACTTTTGTGGCAATTTGCGAGatttggacacaaaaaaaatattcaaaatatgcTATTCTGCTACGACACAATTGCATCTGCTCACATAGCTCCAAGTCACAGCAAGGCAGTTGTTTTAGAAGTCAGAAGGAGAATATCCATAATAATACGGCATGACACACATGAGCTGTCTATTGCTTTTATAATAACaagaatcataataataatagcttgAAACTCGGTTAGTTCCACAGTTGGGTTACGTCAGCAGTCGATCGCAGAAAAGCGGATTAGGGAATTTTTTAGCATCCTACCTCTGAGGTTCTCTCTGCTCTGCTCTCCATGATCTCATAAGCAGGATCAGCTCTGTGCTTCTCCCCTCTGCCACTGGGCCTTTTGTCTGGCGaggggtgaggaaaaaaaatcttaaataatCTTAATTTTTCTGCAGCAATGCATGATGCATGATTCCTGAAATTAATAGCACAAAATAGCAAGACTCTCGTAGCCTCGCACACACTTGTAGGTTTTCATCATGAGCATGAAGGAACACACTCAAGCTGCAtgcaagatatatatatatacatatatatatatattttaatactgATTAGTGTTGTAAATTGTAAAAGTAATAAAGTAAATTGCATGACTAAAAGAAAAggtaaaatcattcacaatatgCACGTATCTGGGGAATCTGCTTCGTTTCCAATACGCAGAAAACTACAGATCAGTGAAGCCCTTAACACATTTTTTCACTTAAGATTTCATCATTATTCAAGTGTTTGGGCACTTGGTTTACGAAAGTGAAGTACCTGCATCAGTGTAGCGGCTGTAGCCCTCAAACACCTCGACAAAGAAGAGGGAAGTGAATGTGTAAAACATTTGATGTTGCTCTTTCGATACTGCGCCCTGAGCGATAGTATGATCCATCGCAATATTTAATTTTCTTCCACACCTCCAAGATATAGGTGTAGGCatcaacaacaactacaaaatAGGCCAGGTACGGTATCAATATGATGTTATTGTATCGGTACTGTACACTGGGAGTTTGTATTGTTGATATATCACTTTCAATGTTATATGACCATATCAGACTGTAAGTAGTGATTAATTTCAGATTTGGAATGTAAACAGATGGAACCGATGATGCTCCCAAAAGACCTTGTAAGCAGATCCAAAGCAAAAGGAAAGTGAAAGAAAAGGCAGAATAGGAGGGGGAAAAgtccaagaaaaaaatctgtggttCGGTTGAAGATGAGAGAAGGGGTGGGGAGAGAAAAAGGCTTCAAGGACGCTGAGGAAAAGAGGCCTCTTACCTTCACTGGTCAATCTCTGACCATTCATCTCTGCATTTGGACCGTTGGCCTGAAGTGCCTCATGAGCAGAACTCTTTTCTTCTGCGCTTTTCTTTAAGTGTAGCCCAGTTAGAAAGGACTGGACATTGAAGATTCTGCAATGATGGCGCACTTTGGCAGGGGTGCCCCGCGGTGGCGGGTGGCAGCGCGCGCCAGAGCATTTGGAACAGTTTTCATAAATGACATCAGTCACCGGTGCACGGGAGCCAAATGGTGGTGTGGGTTTGAGGTGTGACTCAGGACTCATTGCTTCGTATAAGTCATGGCTGTTGATTTTTGATTCCTTGGGTACTCTGGGATAATGCAGGATCTCAGCTAAAACGCTTGCAAGTTTCGCTCGTCCTCTTTTGGGAAGTGGTAAACCCTCACTTGTCCTGTCTAAACTGCGAACCAGGACAGCAATACCGGCATTGCTTCTGCATGGTAATCTGTCAAAACTTTGATCTGCTGGATGGGAAATATCACTCAGGGCAAGCAGAAACATGTTCTTATCATGAATGCTTCTTGTAATCATGCAGGTGTTCATCCATGCAAGAGAAAGCacatgagacaatgtgcaaagtagcCGTGCAGTGAACCCCTACATATTTGTGGTTGAgtattcacaaattcaccaGCATGCTCTTTTCATACGCCATttggtggcatcttggtgtcaaggaagtgaTTTGGGGAGTTTCATTCAAACATAAGTGCTGCTTTGCTATCATCTCGTGGCATACATAGGCAATTAAAAACCATCAGTCGTGGTCATTAATAACTTGTGGATTTTCTCTATGCGCCACAGCAAGTACTGTACCTATTCCAGCAAATAACGGGGGTCCACTGTTTATCACGTGATTGCACCTACCTGGTAATGCAGGTATCGCCACACCACTTGCAGGGTTGAAGGGCATCCCCTGTTAAATGATTTGAAACTTTAGGCTTTACAACAATCACATCGTGAATGAAATGTCGACTGGGAAAAGAAATCCCAATGGCATATCCATCTTCTGTGGACTCAAAAATAACGTCTTTGCACTAATATGGCATGGTCAACAGAAACACCATGAGGAAAAAAACTATGACAGCCTCACCTGAAGTCCACCGCATACCGAGCAGATGGTCACGATGGTTTTAACTGTGCAAGGCTCCACGCTGTCACAAGAGGCTGCCCCCCTTGTTTTCCTGCTGTGTGAGCTCACTGTTTTGAGGGGGCCCTCAGAGGCCCCCTTTAAATACTCTGGTACAGGTTCGAGAGAGTCCTTAGCTGAACTTGGGCACTCCTGTGCCAGACTCCTGGGAGTGTCATATAGATACCTGAGTGAGGATGGTACTTTGTACTCATGTCCTGAAACATTGGGGCAAGAACAAGGGCTGAGGTCTTGAGCCAAGTGTGGAGGCAGACAAAAAACAGATCCAAAGTCCTCACGACCGCTATTGTCCAAACTTCCTGTGTATGAGGAGAAACTTCCAGAGTAAGAGGAATGACTACCGGTGGCAATACCACTGTCTAAGGAGCTCTGGCGACCCATTTCCTTTAGGTTCCTGGGGTCTTTGACTCCTGAAGCATTTCCGCCGTAGTTGGCAAATTGCTTTACCACACCCGCTCCTGTTTTGCAGACAACATTGTTGTCTGAGAGGTTACTGCTGGATTCGGTCCAAATGGCCAAACAACTGGAAACGCTGCCATCCGATTTGTCTGAGGTGTCCGAAGAGCCGGATATACTGCAGTCGTCACCTCCAGGGGATGCACAGTACATGGACGATGCTGCAAATAAGACATGTTTAAGGACATTTAATCAGGAGCTCATACATAATGCAGCATCGGTTGCAAGCCGtgtaataacaacaataaattgAGTCAAGTGAGACTGGCAGACTTAATTTGTATTGTGATGGACTGTTTGTTCAACAGCAGAATCACTGTGGGTACTACAAACAATGGAAATTCAAGGAATGGTCAGGTAATAGCAGAGATGGACGctgatttttttgggacagaggatgagaagttttttttttaaaggacggaTTAAGCAAGGACGCAAGTGGGTTTTTGTCCGCCTCTAATCGTCCCTAACCAGCTTAAGTCTGTGTTGTCGGGAGGCAAAATGACAAAGCCAGAGTGTAGCcgaatactgtattttcttaacaGGTTATTTCATCTCAACACTATATTTATACCAACACCGCCACCTAGTGCACAGCTATACAACATAAAGTGGTTATGGCCACACATTTCATGATCAATCCAGCCGGTTAAGCAAGATGGCTCTGTTGTATGTGAAGCGCTTTAAAAGGACGAGGACGGATGGAGACGGAGGACAATTATATGAATCAGGACAGAGGAACAATGACAAAAAGGTACCCAGGTCACGGACGGACAATGGTCCAGCAAAATAGGGTAAAGTGCCCGTCTCAGGGAAATAGCAATATGTACCTGTGCTGTTGCGATTGGAGAGCATACTCAGTCGCTTCGCCAGTTCCTGTGTCTCATGATTCAGCCTCTCCTCAGAGTTGATCTGACTCGTGTTTGGATCTGTCAAAGAGAATGAAGACAAGATGTCAGCTAGGAGGCTACATTCTTGTTCATGGAGAATGACATTCCTGTTCAACGAACCGGGCTATGTCATTTGCGTTCTGGAGTTTGAGTAATGCTCCTGTACAATGTTACATAAAAGTGTGCAGCTGACGACAATTCgtacatccatccgttttcttttGCTTATCCAAGGTCTGGAATGCAGAGACAGCATCTTCAGCAGGGAAGTCTTCAGCAGAGTTCCCTTTCCTCAGCCACTTTGTCCAGCTCTTCTGGCGACATCATACGGCATTCCCAGGTCAACTGGGAGATATAGTCTCTCCACCGTCCTGTGGCCTCCTCCCCGTAGGATCTGCATGGAATGCCTCACCAGTAAGATGTACAGAAGGCAGTCATCTTGATGATCATATCCCCAATCCACCTGATCCGTCTCCTCTCAATGCAGAGGAGCTCTACTCTAGCATCTACTCTGAGCTCCTCTCGGGTGACAAAGCTTCTCGCCCTATCTCTAAAGGAGAGCCAGGACTCCCGACAGAGGAAACTTGACCGCTTGTATCAGTGATCTTGATCTTTCGGGTTACGACCCACAGCTTGTGACCAGAGGTGAGCGTAGAAATTTAGATCGATCGGTAAATCGAGAGCTTTGCCTTTAGGCTCAGCGCCTtctttcaccacgacagaccgatactgAGTCTGCATCACAACAGACACTGCACCATTCTGCCTGTCATTCTACAACTCAATTTTcccctcactcatgaacaagaccccaagatacttggaCTCCTCCACTTAGGGCATGCTGTCATCCCTGACCAGGAGCGGGCACTCCACCACTTTTCCGACTGAGAACCATTGTGTCAGTTTTGGAGGGCCTGATTCTCATCCTAACCACTTCACACTCAACTCCAAGctactccagtgagagttgaatATTGTGGCTTGATGATGCCAATggaaccacatcatctgcaattaCCAGTAATGCAATTCTAAGGCAACCAAACTGGATGCTTGGGTCTGCCAGTTCAGACCAAGTTTGACAGTTTGACAGGTGACAGTTTCTTCCCACACCATCGAAGCCAACACATCACTAAGTGTTGATTGGTAGACTGTATCTTCACTCGTGTGAGTCCAAGACGTGGCCGCGGGTCTGATGACATgaccacaaagtcgatcattgaGACTACCCTCTCATCCACAGGGCTGATCATGGCACCAAGCCAATACGTATGCCTACACCTGCTCAGCCCAACTCAACATGAGCAACTCCAGGGCGAAAgtgagtccaacccctctcgagaggactagTAGCAAAGCCCAAGCTGTGTGTTAAACCAAGCCCGGATATTGGAATTTCGatctcacacaccagctcaagCTACTTAACTGCCAGGAAAGTGACGTTTCACATCCATGGAGCCAGCTTCTTTAACTCGGGATGGGACCGCCTTCGGCTGCTGTCCACTTCACACTGCACCTGACCAATTTAGCCGCTCCCGCAGACAGAAAGCTCATGCAAAGGGGGACCCATGTTCCCTTTTGGGGCTGTGCCAGACCGTGTACCATGGGTGCAAGCATGAGTGCGAACTCCAGCCTTCCAGAGGCATATATCTAGAAGTTTTATCTTCACTTCAATGCACAGTATTGTCCTCTGGTGCTTCGGCTCATGACCAAATACCTTTGAGGTCACTGTGTGGATTAAATCAAAACCAAAAGTGCTCTATCAGAGAATACGTTATGTTCCCAGCGTCCAGTCAGAGCTCAAGAGAATGAAAATCCAGCGAGCCTGCTTGAACATACATAATCTTTTTAGAACCAGCCCCACGCACTAAGCCCTGACTCATGACCTCCACTGTCATCAATATGCACAAGGTCGATTGAGTTAGCATAAAAACATAACTCGTCTTTGAGGTTTACGGCTTTGAGGCCACGTGTGCAAGTACCATGTCCTTGGAGAGGGTCACACGGGCCGTTTGTGCAACACAACATGGTTTATTAATAGTGCTGTAAGGGTGTAGCACCACTGCGTGACCGTGTGAACGACTTTTTTATATTCTTTTTAATGCAATATGTCATACCATtgaaatttttatttgtttgtttacttaTGCACCACATTCAGATGCACAATACCCAGAAGAGTGCTCTTTCATCCCTCCCCCTACTTAATATTTAGGGCTAAGTTTTTCATTGGTTTCAATAATTTCATGACCGTAATTCTTTGTAAAAGGAGAAGTTAACTTACTATTGAAAATTATAATTACAAATACATTAAAGGACCAACTGGGACCCTGCTGCGGTAACAAATATAGCTCCGCTAATATaagtgaatgaataaaatagtgtagtaataataataagaaggtTTGCATTTCTTTTGATTTGCTGTCATATAAAAGTCTACCCACCCAGTAAACAAAATCACAGAAAGTGGCTGATAGTACATGGATACCTCAAGTGATTATGAAACTTTGTCTGCTCCTCTCGTGTGAAACCCTCACTTCTATTTCTTCTCCGACGGGAATAGGCTGCATCTCAGTGTACAGATATGGGAAAATGGAAGAATATCCACAAGCCCCCGCAGGTGAGCCAGACACATTTACTGTGATGTCAGCAAGAACATTGGCTGTTAGAAATTGAAGGTGTTAAATGTGgtgttaaaacaacaacaagttgAGTTGTAAGACTTCAAACTTGCACATTGTGCTGGAACTCCACCAGAGCAGACTGCGACCTGCAGTCACGATAATGTCTTTAGATTTGGTGAAACCACATGCCGCTTTGTGCCTGGGGTTTTCTTTTGTACTCTTTGGTCTTCAGAGTACTAGTAACCAAACAATTGTTTGTCTTGTTCGGTGTAAGCGTAATAGCAGCAGCCAACTAGGACATTTTTTCCAGAAGACTGTTTACTCTAAGTTACAGCAAGTAAGTGCCCTCACATCTGTTTTATAGCTCATGTTTAAGCCGTCGATCTGATCACGAttcatgtcatcaaaatgttgatcAAAGCATCATTTGCCCATTTTCCTTAAGTTAGTATTTAATGAATCACAAGTCGACTATCATCCTGGAGGGCAAATTGTAGTACCAACTACCAACCACCAACTGAATTTGCTGCTGTAACAAGTTAGCTAACCTTGAGGTTCAGACAGCAGCGGCTAACTTCAGACAGTGGTTAGGGCAGCTACTCAACCTGCCGTTACACtccaggaaggggggggggggggggtgggggcggggagaCACTGAGTCGCAGCTCCACTGTGTGGGATGTGCCTAATGTCGCTAGCGGAGAATAAAAAACCTCCAAGACTGACCTGGCAAGATGGGCTGTAGGCCGAAAGGAACCCTGGTGGGGGAGACACCTCGGACGATGCAGTCGAACAAGAAGCTTATCTGCTCGCTCTCAGAAGACGTGAGCAGGAAAACACCAGCCCCTGTTGAGTGCAAGTGGAAAACTGTTAAGGGCAAGAATATATTAGATCAGGTTCTACGCCATTTTGACCATTTATCTACAAATATACAACAAATTGCTAAAAGTGTGGAATTCTTTACACCTATGCAGCGATGATCGCCTCGGTTTTTGTAGGAACGTTTTCTACAATATTTTGCAGTGCTTCTCTCTGACCTCCTTGTGACAACAAACCTGCTGTCACCCATAAAAGTTCCTTGTCGCAACCCTGTTCCCAAGACCACCCACCATTTTCTGCTCCTCTCAATTCATGAATGTGACTATGCTGTGTTCATTGTTATTAATAATATTTTGCAAcattatgaagctgaagtggttgGCTCAATCAAATTGTGCCTTTGCTTATCACCAGAAACTCACATGGCtcagacaataaaacaaagccAATGAATGACTCATGCCTGAGggggttgttatttttttaggactgaatCCTTCCCTGTAAAACACCAGATGTTCTCCATTGTCCTTAAACTAGAGACTAAAGCAACTTCTCCAAAGTCTTTCCTACGCCTACATGTCCAATAGACTTACAGTAGCCACAGCGCGTTCCTCCCTCAAATACAAATCCATTTGGTAAGGGCCCATATCGGCGCAGATCCGGAAGGTTCCAGTGGCCCACGACGACGGGGGAGGCGTCTCGGACAACAGCCAGCAAGTTGTTGCACACATGGAG
This window of the Hippocampus zosterae strain Florida chromosome 1, ASM2543408v3, whole genome shotgun sequence genome carries:
- the LOC127609448 gene encoding LOW QUALITY PROTEIN: alpha-2 adrenergic receptor-like (The sequence of the model RefSeq protein was modified relative to this genomic sequence to represent the inferred CDS: deleted 1 base in 1 codon) — encoded protein: MGCLSVRTECTGSYNYCCCYYDARMDWLNGTGLDTVIHLNSSYGYSSAAIASIAALVSFLILFTVVGNVLVVIAVLTSRALKAPQNLFLVSLATADILVATLVMPFSLANELMGYWYFGKVWCGIYLALDVLFCTSSIVHLCAISLDRYWSVTQAVEYNLKRTPKRVKGIILIVWLMSAFISSPPLLSVERNKDRSPHPQCELNDDSWYIIFSSIASFFAPCLIMILVYVRIYQVAKTRTRSMSEKRQTDGGAIQTENGQCQCPPTPSHRTATQGQYTEEADLDESSSSEGKVSKKQPDSPRRNPKRDSLTKQPACNSRVGNKPTDLFASRRKRRSSIALKKLSQAREKRFTFVLAVVMGVFVVCWFPFFFSYSLYGVCRDSCKIPDPLFKFFFWIGYCNSSLNPAIYTIFNRDFRRAFQKILCKSWKKSF